The following are from one region of the Amycolatopsis sp. QT-25 genome:
- a CDS encoding penicillin-binding transpeptidase domain-containing protein: MSPARKRGILIGAALAVVAVVVAAVVLLVREDQAPTAGGGPGKSTVNAQESPAQAATRFLRQFDTGDLTGAPVDDPAAATTALSATRGALDGASVKTSLGEVPTTPGDAPSTSATFHAAWTFAGNSVWKYEGKLDLVRNGGKWVVRWAMSAIHPKLEAGQRLSVAPVSAKPVVADRDGKALVGGDAAGVAPILQGALSKVAAGRNGGTGTPATVTVSRVDASGKPVETLFGQAAEAGEPLVSTLSVASQTTAQKAVDGFGGSAVIVAMKTSGELLAVAQNGAAGNQPKALSGLYAPGSAFKIATATAALQQGGISADSPVACQGSEQIGTRTLKNDNGFDLGTVSLKTAFAASCNTTFGRLAGQLPADGLAKAASQLGLNADFEIPGLATETGKVESSGSGDEQVEAGIGQGRVQVSPLGAALMAATVATGKPVVPKLWQGLETKVNAGYQAPPAGVVNQVRAMMREVCTTGTAKALKGSGAVFGKTGTAQFGSGADANGWFVGYRGDVAFAVMLEGANDSEPAVRLAAKFLAG; the protein is encoded by the coding sequence ATGAGTCCTGCCCGGAAAAGAGGGATCCTGATCGGCGCCGCGCTGGCGGTCGTCGCCGTCGTGGTGGCGGCGGTGGTGTTGCTGGTCAGGGAGGACCAGGCGCCCACGGCCGGCGGCGGGCCGGGGAAGTCCACCGTGAACGCGCAGGAGAGCCCGGCGCAGGCCGCCACCCGGTTCCTGCGGCAGTTCGACACCGGCGACCTGACCGGCGCCCCGGTCGACGATCCGGCGGCGGCCACGACCGCGCTGTCCGCGACACGCGGCGCGCTCGACGGGGCGTCGGTGAAGACGTCGCTCGGCGAGGTCCCGACGACGCCGGGTGACGCGCCCTCGACGTCGGCCACTTTCCACGCCGCGTGGACCTTCGCGGGCAACAGCGTCTGGAAGTACGAAGGCAAGTTGGACCTGGTGCGCAACGGCGGGAAATGGGTGGTCCGCTGGGCGATGTCGGCGATCCACCCGAAGCTCGAAGCCGGGCAGCGGCTCTCCGTCGCGCCTGTTTCGGCCAAGCCGGTCGTGGCCGATCGGGACGGCAAGGCCCTCGTCGGCGGGGACGCGGCCGGTGTCGCGCCGATCCTGCAGGGGGCGTTGTCCAAGGTCGCGGCCGGACGAAACGGCGGCACCGGCACCCCGGCCACCGTCACGGTGTCGCGCGTCGACGCCTCCGGCAAACCGGTCGAAACGCTGTTCGGACAGGCCGCTGAGGCCGGCGAACCGCTGGTCTCGACCTTGAGCGTGGCGTCCCAGACCACCGCGCAGAAAGCCGTCGACGGCTTCGGCGGATCGGCGGTCATCGTCGCGATGAAGACTTCGGGCGAACTTCTGGCGGTCGCGCAGAACGGCGCCGCCGGAAACCAGCCGAAGGCGCTCAGCGGTCTTTACGCGCCCGGTTCGGCCTTCAAGATCGCCACGGCGACCGCGGCTTTGCAGCAGGGCGGGATTTCCGCGGACTCGCCGGTGGCCTGCCAGGGCAGCGAGCAGATCGGCACCCGCACGCTCAAGAACGACAACGGGTTCGACCTGGGGACGGTGTCGCTGAAGACGGCGTTCGCCGCGTCGTGCAACACGACCTTCGGGCGGCTCGCCGGGCAACTGCCCGCGGACGGCCTCGCGAAGGCCGCGAGCCAGCTCGGCCTCAACGCCGACTTCGAGATCCCGGGGCTGGCCACCGAGACCGGGAAGGTGGAGTCGTCGGGCAGTGGCGACGAGCAGGTGGAGGCCGGCATCGGTCAGGGAAGGGTGCAGGTCAGCCCGCTGGGCGCGGCGCTCATGGCCGCGACCGTCGCCACGGGGAAGCCGGTGGTGCCGAAGCTGTGGCAGGGGCTGGAGACCAAGGTCAACGCCGGCTACCAGGCTCCGCCGGCCGGGGTGGTGAACCAGGTCCGCGCGATGATGCGTGAGGTCTGCACGACGGGGACCGCGAAGGCGTTGAAGGGCAGCGGCGCCGTCTTCGGCAAGACGGGGACGGCGCAGTTCGGCTCGGGTGCCGACGCGAACGGCTGGTTCGTCGGGTACCGCGGGGATGTCGCCTTCGCCGTCATGCTGGAGGGCGCCAACGACTCCGAACCCGCGGTGCGGCTGGCGGCGAAGTTCCTGGCAGGCTGA